The following are from one region of the Biomphalaria glabrata chromosome 4, xgBioGlab47.1, whole genome shotgun sequence genome:
- the LOC106053006 gene encoding uncharacterized protein DDB_G0286299-like, which produces MAKFMEVGMEFESFDAFQAAMEQYEDSHFVQFSRIDSRTVEKAQETSLTKTFNPEIKFSQLHYACTFGPKKAMSRSSGIRNATSRKIDCPVRLRLAATPDGQRLVIKESKLDCHNHEVTEEQYQSLSRQKQLDEETENEIYNLISMHEDKRLARMLIRNKLTKETGRTISVKDILNIEKRVSKRLGKDDSSTKDKKDNDDQDEDSKEPNDESSNEKDDTHEDSQEEDGESNQSKTNKLVPKISPSRPQRNRREPRRFRDAIENGEKILHTSKNNVVSILSPDDIDDDESPTFTLAASKKTNAKVKEEVTTVGRKRKFRASSEDQEVNSKSDFEERKLAIKEELLEMEKKKMKILQEILKKLDKVIENQKKS; this is translated from the exons ATGGCAAAATTTATGGAAGTAGGTATGGAGTTTGAGTCATTTGATGCATTTCAAGCAGCAATGGAACAATATGAAGATAGCCACTTCGTGCAGTTTTCAAGAATAGACTCACGAACAGTGGAGAAGGCACAGGAAACTTCACTCACAAAAACTTTTAATcctgaaataaaattttcacaACTTCATTATGCTTGTACTTTTGGTCCAAAGAAAGCCATGTCCCGGTCAAGTGGTATAAGAAATGCAAC ATCTCGTAAAATAGATTGCCCGGTACGCCTGAGACTTGCTGCTACTCCAGATGGTCAACGCTTGGTCATAAAAGAAAGTAAACTAGACTGTCACAACCATGAAGTGACTGAG GAGCAGTACCAGTCTCTGTCAAGGCAGAAGCAGTTGGATGAAGAAACTGAAAATGAAATCTACAATTTAATCAGTATGCACGAAGATAAAAGGCTGGCTCGAATGTTGATACGGAATAAGTTGACGAAAGAAACAGGAAGGACGATATCTGTGAAGGACATATTGAACATTGAGAAAAGAGTGTCTAAAAGACTTGGGAAAGA tGATAGTAGTACTAAAGATAAAAAGGACAATGATGATCAAGATGAAGATTCTAAAGAACCAAATGATGAAAGTTCCAATGAAAAAGATGACACACACGAAGATTCTCAAGAAGAAGATGGTGAAAGCAACCAATCT aaaacaaacaaattagtGCCAAAAATATCACCATCTAGACCACAAAGGAATCGAAGAGAACCAAGGCGATTCCGGGATGCTATAGAAAATGGGGAAAAGATACTACACACATCCAAAAACAATGTTGTCAGCATTCTGTCTCCTGATGATATTGATGACGACGAGTCCCCCACCTTCACCCTAGCAGCAAGTAAGAAAACAAATGCTAAAGTTAAAGAAGAGGTAACCACGGTgggtagaaaaagaaaattcagagCCTCTTCAGAAGACCAGGAAGTCAATTCTAAATCTGATTTTGAGGAAAGAAAATTGGCAATAAAAGAGGAACTGCTTGaaatggaaaagaaaaagatgaaaattttacaagaaattctaaaaaaactagacaaggtGATagagaatcagaaaaaaagctga